The sequence TGATTTCTCTGGTCACTTTTGGCTTTTTCCTGCCGTCACACTCCTCAGTGTCTTCATAAATAATTCTGCTGTATTTCTCGGTTCTTCATCAGCTCTGATTTGgccgctgtgtgtgtgatggcagAGGTTTAGGTCTTTGGGAGTAAAAGGCCTGTGCTGGTTCAGGTAGTCTGAGATTTGTGGAAGCTGATGCTGCTGGCAGGCAGCCAGTATGTTGTCTCATCACCTACTGCCTTCTCTCCATTATTGTCAGCTTGTGGGAGATGGCTATTGAttcgtgtgtgtttgtgtgtgtggcccgTATCTTTCTCTGGCATACACACTGCTTTCAGGGATACAAGCAAAGAGAATGGGAGAGAATTGTGTGCAGTATAGAGGTGTCAACCAAACCCAGTAAGGGCTGTAAATCACCTGGCCACAGGGATGCATAAGTGGCACATTAAGGATCGTTTTTAATGTGATTGTTACAGAGGCCATGcatgtgcagctgtgtgtggaGCTGCAACATTCCTACGACTGGCTCTCCTCCTGTTCCCGTCCCTCCCACTGCTTTTCCAGACCAGTCGCTGAACCCTCAAGCCCAACTCTGTTTTTCACCTCACACACAGGACACGGCCCAGGAAAGGGAAGAGGGTGCGGCTCTAAAGCAGACTTTGATGATCTTTTCCCTCGCTTTCACTCTGactatttctgttttctgtctctcacctcACTCCCCCACTTGAAAAGACTTCCTTCTCACCAGTTTACTGATCTCAAAACTTAACTAATTGAAGTGTGTTCTGTTTGTAGATGGCTGCTATCAGGAAGAAACTGGTGATAGTTGGGGATGGTGCATGTGGGAAGACCTGTCTGCTCATCGTCTTCAGTAAGGACCAGTTCCCAGAGGTCTACGTCCCAACTGTGTTTGAGAACTACATCGCTGACATTGAAGTTGATGGCAAACAGGTACattatattttcactttctGTTCGTTTTCTGTTGAATAATCTGAGACATTGTTCAGAGCAGACATGTTTATGTGACACACTGCTTTGTCAGTTTGGGAAATCTGACCCTTTTGGCCACAGTGGTTAAGAACCACGTGCAGGCAGGGCTGATGGGAGTAAGTGTAAGCAAATCCTCAGGTCTTTTTCATTGTTATGAAGCAGCAGACCTCCAGCCAACAACAGGAAATGGATCGGTGCCACCTTCCTGTGCAGAATTggaacaaccccccccccccatacatCATGACTAATGTCCTTTTTCCGGTTCCTGTTTCCTGCGCTGCAAAATCTGGGATCAGCCCGCTGGGGTTTTGGCTGGATAATACAATGTTGATTCTCAAGTGTGGTATACAGATTTATACAACTGTTCAACTTATCATTGCCCCTCCAGATGTGGCTACAACAACTAAGAGCAGAGAGCTGAACAGAAGAGCTCATACAGGCAGCATGATGctaaaataatctacagatgGTACTGACTCCTGAGAGACACCTAGTggtaaaagtatttaaaagcagCAGGCAGCTTAAGAATGGACATCAAGGTTTGTCATGGTGCTTGTTGCTCAGACAGCAGATGTGGTACCTCATATACACAGAACATGCCTCGTCTGTGCTAGACTATAAGTCAGAAGTCCCTGCAACTCTTGGCAAGACGAGTGTAGTGAGACGTCAGAAGTCAAAAGAGCTGCCAAACATACTATTGTTACTCTCTGGGGGACAATTACGACCATTTTTAACCAATTCTCAGCAGTTTGCCAGCTGTAATTGTAATGTGGGTGAGCCTACTGTAGAATTAGATTAGCAGGGTGCAGGAGAATAAACTAAAGCTAAGAGACCACAGTCTTTTTGCGGAGAAACAAAAGCCACGTGACGTATGCGTGGATGTGCATAAGACATTCCTACATGGAGTGTTTGGGTTGCGCTGTAGCATGTGTTGCAGCTCAGCTGAGCTCTagcaaattattttttgttgggCGTTTGTTTTATCTAGAGCAGGTCAGGCTCTCGGAGACTGCTCACAGTGTGATTAACAGCCTAAGAAGAGCCTGTGGGAGCCATCTCCACCTCTGGAGAGATGCTTTACAAGCTGATCAGGGAGGAATGAATTGTTCATTTGGCCTTTatcctctccatctctgtgcAGCTCTGCCCTCTCCTCCTGCTGTAAGTGATGTTTGACTCTCATGTCTTATTTTAATGTGACTGACTCACTtgttgtcctcttttttttacccCTCTATCACAGGTGGAACTAGCGCTGTGGGATACAGCAGGTCAGGAAGACTATGACCGACTGAGGCCGCTCTCCTACCCTGACACAGACGTTATCCTCATGTGCTTCTCCATAGATAGCCCAGACAGTTTAGGTAAGGTCAGATACACTGTTGTTTTGTTCcaatgatgtcattttttcctGGCATTAAGAAGCAAAACTCAAATGTATTGTTGATGTCACAAAGCAGCGTTTCAGTGATCCTAGTCTCATGAGACTTGatataaatcttgtttttgaCCTTTTGTAGTGGTTCCACAGTGAATGGAAGcaactgttgatgtttttttcacagtttagACAGAACTGAATATTTTCCAGCGAGTTGAAATGTGCAGTTAGACGAGGCTCgtgtaaataaaatgcaaagaaaaagcagaacCCGCCTGCAGAAATTATCCGGGGTGTCAGAAATCAGGGAGTGACCTCTGAGTGcagagaaatgtatttttgtactgATGCAGGAGGGCAGTTTTCACCACAAGGAGGGCTGCTCTGTCAGTGCAGTAAACTCTAAAATTATCATATCCAGAGGCTGTTCCATTTTGGCCATTtagttttgtttcagtttgttgcTGGTCTGCAGACTTCATGTGAGAAACAATTCACTTTATGAAAACTTCATGATAATTCaagttatttttcttcatgtgtaTGATTATATTATTTGCATTGAATTAACTCTGCTGCTGCCACCCAAACACACATTAGTTACCTGCGTGTTATCTTTCCTGTCTTTCCTGCTCTGGTTTAGTAATTTAAGCCAGATACTTAATTCCACACATCAGACATGACTGTAACCCAACTACAGCAATTTGTGTAAATGCATGGCAAGTTtaagataaaatacaataaaaaaaagtacattttgaaaTCAATTTGAAGTGGACTGACGCATAAATCTTAAGAATGTCATAAAATTTACCTGCTGTAGATTGACTCTGATACTCGATCAATGCTTCCTTAAGAGAGAGCTTTTTGGGCtttaattcatttgtttttactgtgattAAAACCTAACTACAGTTGTCATGTAGGACTTGAGATTATGACAGAACTTCCTGGAAGCACATGCAGAACATCTCCCATGTGTATGTCAGTAGAGGATCTGAGTGTTCTCAGACCCCAAATGACTAAATCAAGCAGATAAAGAAATATgtcttgttgctgttttctccCAGTGTTGACAGGGGCAGTGCCACAGATGGTATTCCTACTGTATCGCAGCATGGCATCTCCctccagagaaaacagagcCAATTTTGGCTAGCATACTCGACCATGTATCAGCCAGGGGTCAATGacctttaaatgtttatgtcTGTACAGTCACAAGGGAAAAGATGAGGGTCTCCCACCTCTCCATATAGGGAAAAAGTCTGGAACTTGCTGTGCAGcgactctgtgtgtttttaaaaaaagactttatttggatttttttttattcttgcaGAGAACATTCCTGAGAAATGGACACCCGAAGTGAAACACTTTTGTCCCAATGTCCCGATCATTCTCGTGGGTAACAAGAAGGACCTGAGGAACGATGAACACACACGCAGGGAGCTGGCCAAGAtgaaacaggtgtgtgtgtgtgtttatttctgtgtccaTTTGTGTTAACTGGCAATAAATTATCCCAAAACTGACCAATTTACCTCTTCAATGTGAACACCCACCACTTAATTTTAACCCTTTGTACATGAAACCTGCAGGAGCCAGTAAAGTCTGAGGAGGGCAGAGACATGGCCAACCGCATCAGTGCCTTTGGCTACCTGGAGTGCTCCGCCAAGACTAAGGATGGTGTGCGGGAGGTGTTTGAGATGGCCACCAGAGCAGCGCTGCAGGTCCGCAAGCGCAAGAAGAGGGGTGGCTGCCAGCTACTGTGAATGGGCGGGGCTTGTTTTGCCAAACCACCAATCAGCACCTGAGGGAGGAGCCCCCTCCTACAGACAGAGCAAACTTAGAGAAACCTTAAATCAATGGCTTCCGTGGACTTTGCTTACTTCACAGATGCAGATATGCCACAGGCGAATACGAGACTGACACACCTgtttaaaagcaaaacaaatcagcctttttttttttttaaactctctctttcctctgctaCTCACATCTGTCgggttttgtttctgtttttttgctgttctGTTTTCCTCCACAGGCACACCAGCCTTCCTCCCTCtatatgtatgaatgtatgtttgtatttatatgtgcaTATACTTTACAAATATATCCCGCGTCTGCCTCTGTGTTATGATTGTTTACAGAGAAGCGTCTGTCTTGCTCTCACAGCTGCAAGTTGCAGCCGGTTTTAGATTTGCGTTAATAGTAtggaacccccccccccccccccccccccccccgcttgTCTTGAAACTGCATGTACTACTCAGTCTTCTTTGTGTACATCAGCTTCAGCCACAATCCTTCATCCATTTTCATACCACTATTAATTTTACACCCTGAAAGTCCTATTTCACCAAGTGCTGAGTCAGCAGGAGGTCTGTTTTCCTCAGCGTTCTCCTCTAACATAAAGGACTAAATTTAGAATATGTTTACACCGCATTCATCCACTGAAACCTGCACGTAGTGAAGCATCAGCGACTATTTGTGGAGAGAGATTTTGGACTGCACCTTGCTCTGTCCCTTCCATGGCGACAGCTTGGACTGGCACCGGAGACAGTGGTCTATTGTCACGGACACAATACTCCCAGTCACGCTCACACTGGCTCTAACAGTCTTGCCTCCTGTCTGAATTCTGTACTGTTCATTCACATCCAGTATACAGTCATGACGTGAGGATGAGTGCACACTGTAATCTGCAGGTTTTCTGGGCTCAACACATTATGGATGCACACTGTATACAGCTATATTAATATTCAGACAGATTACAGGCCCATTCTGGGTAGGaaagttttaataaaatacCCAACTGACAACTTGATTGGTAGTGACAACACAATGTGCCATCCCCTTCAGTTTGGCTCACCAGATCAGTAGCTCTCTTGTCTATTTTAATTTGGGGCTTTATTGGTGTGTAATAGCCCTTTACTTGACACAACAGGGACATTCCTTGAATTTGATTGGAAAATAAGGATATGAGTGCGTAGccagtgaatgttttttttctcttgagaAGCCCTTAAAGATCATTGAAATGGGTCCAAATAGTGTTATGGAGCCAGCTGTATAAATAGAGGGTGTCTTTGGGCTTAAAGCTGCCACTCACAGGAGATTTGAACAAGAAATTGCAACAGAATTTAGATGAAAGCCTTAGGGCCAACTTTGTCAGTGGCAAATTGTCACGATTTAAACCACAGTAATTTTCTCCAGAAATGCATTTTCATCACTAAGTGACAAAATCATTAAAGAATTCATCTCCCTACAGGCAGCCCTCTGACGCAGATAAAGTAAACTTAGTTGAGGCAGTACGCTTGTGTATGATGGCTGAAGCAGAGAAGTGCAGTGCATATTCCATAACAAGTCTTGTCATGAAAGAGCCCCGAACACAAGTGTATGAAATGGTCCCAACATTAATCTTACCACCATCATAAGCTACAACTGTGGTGATGTTTCTTTTATCCAGCACGTTCAGATCTATCGAGATAAGAACTTCACAGGGCTTGGCTAATTCCTGGACTGTGCCTCTATGTCTGTAATGTCAAAAACCATCGTTCAAGAGAAAATGTTGATTGTGATGATGCTTTACAAACAGGAGTGGGATGTGTTGAAGACATGAGACAAACATGgtaataaagtatttttgaaaTACTAAGTAATCTTGACTAGTTTGGTTTTGCTTACATTCtatgttttttccccctaaaaACAAATggtaactttttgtttttgcaacagTGTAAGTCTTGCAAATGCATTTGATGCATTTAAATTCATAATCTGACACAATAATCTAACTTTTCCATTAGCAAACGGGGATGAAGGACCTTATAAGTGATGCTTCATTTATTATAAATCTTATACATGTATACTTAACATTACTGGCATTTCCAAAGTATATCACTATGtcttacatttgtgtttttccaggCAAGAATTAcatatatttccatttgatattaaaatcaaaattgaaTTTTTGCCATTTAACAGAAAACCAAAGCCCAGAGCCCACTGAAGGCTAACACTAACAAGTACTAAATGATCTTAGACTTTTCCATTTCTTGTTTtcaaaacagaatttatttttcattcagaaaATACCACTTAACACTTAAATATAGaccataaatatttttaatttggtaaatatgattaaaaagtgcaatttaaaaatagatttgacACTAAACATAGATGGACCCTGCTGTGTAGCTGGTTCAATACATTATCATAAACCTACATGATTCAAATTGTAAAAGAACAGTCAAGATTTTGCCAACTCAAAATGTGTCGATTAGATAACCCTGAGACTGGATGTTAAATCCATATTAAAGAACAATATAAATAAGTTTAAAACTGGAGGTTCAGGTTGATGTCTGAGTGATCTGAGCTGGATAACAGTAGCGTTTGCAGCTATGTCAAGTaaaacagtttgaaaagtgCAGCTCGCTGAGGTAGCCCAAGACAAACTGTCTGAACATGAATCAACTCCCTGTCCTTCATGGTCTTTggtaaagttttaaaaagataaactgacattaacaagatattttcatgtgtaattggttattgttgttttctgaaTAAAGGCTGTGTTCCAGATGGAAAGGTGCCGTTGAGCCCTTTTAGGAGAATTTGAGTACAAATGTGAATGAAACCGTTTCATGAACCTCTGCTTCAAGTATCAAGTGGTGACATACACCAAATGTAGAGCATAATCAGTTCCTTCAAGTGTTCAGGACAGGAGTTCTCCTTTTCCTCACAGGTCATTCCTCCACTCGGGGTCCAGGTGCTGCTGGACGACGCTCTCGGCAGTCTCCACTGGGGAGAAAAGAGTCACAGGGAGGAAAGCAAGGTGGACAAACTTTAACATCTGTTCAAAAAGCTCATTGTGAGGGGGAtactaatgaaaataaagatatgCATGTGTCACCTTCAGCCTCGATCTGGATGTAGAGGGCAGCAAGTCTCGCCACcatgtcttcttcttcctctgcatgtATAAATCCAGTGTAGCCTCCCTCATTTCTACAGTACTGGATGAACCTGCAAATGAGCAAGAAGGGGGGAAatgtgagtgagagaaagataCATTATGGCATTAAAATAACAGggactttattttaaaatgctaattaaTATATGTATGCAGTGATTGCAGAAAGTAGCAATGAGGCGCATACCGGGCCCAGACAGGATCTGCGTTCAGCACTATAGGGTTTCCCACCACAATCAGAAGGGCTTTAGCTCGAGTCACAGCCACGTTGAACCTCTGTTCAAGGAAATAAGAGTGTCAGAATAatactttgtgtgtatgtacagtgtatgtgtttTGCAATGTATACCTTCTCATTCTTGACAAAGCCGAGGTTGAACTGTTTGTCTATCTCTGTGTAGTCACGGCTGCTCCGAACTGTAGACACCAATATCACTCTCCTCTCCTGACCTTGGAACTCCTCCACCGAACCAACCTGACaaacacatgaatacacacttAGGACACAGCTTCTATTGTGTGTTTCACAGTACTTCAGTGTGAAATATTTAGTCACCTTCAGGTCATCCATGTCCGTACGTTTGAGGTCTTTCCCAACTTTTTCCAGGGCCTTACGGATTTTCTGCACCTATGTGacaccagaaaaaaacagctccaACTTTTAATctagatataaatatatttttccacTTCAAGTGCTTTCAATTGTAAAACAAGAAGCTGAATTGTTGTATTCTGCGGATGGAAGTTCATTCTGACCTGTTTCCGGTAGGGGGCGATGATGCCTATGTCTCGGGGATTGATGGTAGCCAGGCCCTTCTTTGCTTGTGTCTCCAGCAGTTTCTTCACATAGTCCATCAGCACCTCCGCCTCTGCTCTGTTGAAGAATGAAGGGCTGCTGGCCTCACGCTCATCGATGCCTGTCACCCCATGGAAAATCACTGGGAAGTCCTGAGAGACATGTGagatgtattttgtatttgaaagaaaatgtttttggctTCCTAtatacagttgtgctcataagtttacataccctagtagtatttgtgaaatattggtcGTGTTTTGGAAAATACAACTGATCATGCTGAAAACCTTTGTTTTATTCAAGGATAGTGGTCAGGTGAAGCcattcattttcacataattgtgtttgccctttttaaatcataatgatgACTGAAATCACCCAAATGGCCCTGATCAAAAGTTTAAATACCCTTGAATGTTTGACTTGATAATATACACACAAGTTGacacacaggtttaaatggCTATGAAGGGTAACTTTCCACACCTGTGACTTGTTTGATCgtaattagtgtctgtgtataaatagtcaaCAATTATCTTAGCTCTTTAAAGACCCATGCACATTTCATCCAGGGCTGCTATGACTTTACTGGATACTGAGCCATGGGGAAAGCAAAAGAACTGTCAAAGGTCCTGCAAGAAAAGGGAGTTGAACTTTATAAATCAGGCAAAGGATATAAAAAAGA is a genomic window of Thunnus maccoyii chromosome 4, fThuMac1.1, whole genome shotgun sequence containing:
- the LOC121895480 gene encoding rho-related GTP-binding protein RhoA-D, translated to MAAIRKKLVIVGDGACGKTCLLIVFSKDQFPEVYVPTVFENYIADIEVDGKQVELALWDTAGQEDYDRLRPLSYPDTDVILMCFSIDSPDSLENIPEKWTPEVKHFCPNVPIILVGNKKDLRNDEHTRRELAKMKQEPVKSEEGRDMANRISAFGYLECSAKTKDGVREVFEMATRAALQVRKRKKRGGCQLL